A genome region from Cinclus cinclus chromosome 29, bCinCin1.1, whole genome shotgun sequence includes the following:
- the LOC134054757 gene encoding cytosolic purine 5'-nucleotidase-like isoform X1: MASVLSLRGPGDAHSCLGQGRSPRQRPRAVARPSVGAAGGVVRQTIFVNRSLALEKIKCFGFDMDYTLAMYKSPDYEELAFSLLLEHLVAIGYPPEILAYKYDPTFPTRSVCGGCPRDGRGSECPPHPLTAVWCRGLVFDALYGNLLKVDSHGNLLVCAHGFRFLKGAEILHYYPNKFIQRDDMKRFHILNTLFNLTEAHLYACLVDFFTNCSRYVNCDTGYKHGNLFMSFRSMFQDVREAMDHVHLSVGAVGRGLVVGCLKEKTLENLEKYVVKDPRVPLLLSRMKEVGKVFLATNSDYTYTDAIMSYLFDFSNEDEADVPQRPWRSYFDLIVVDTRKPLFFAEGTVLRQVDTDTGKLRIGTYTGPLQHCTVYSGGSSDVVCDLLGVKGKDILYMGDHIFGDILKSKKRQGWRTFLVVPELARELQVWTEKSELFEELRSLDLFLAELYQHLDSGSSECPDISSIKRRIQKVTHEMDMCYGKMGSLFRCGSRQTLFANQLMRYADLYAASFINFLYYPFSYLFRAPPVLMAHESTVEHSRPDSGDTVTALPPWLAQHGDPGQQISQDSSGEEEDDGEA, encoded by the exons ATGGCTTCTGTGCTGTCCCTTCGTGGGCCAGGGGATGCTCACTCCTGCCTGGGTCAAGGCCGATCCCCACGTCAGCGGCCCCGGGCTGTCGCAAGACCATCGgtgggggcagctgggggagTGGTCCGACAGAC GATCTTCGTCAACCGGAGCTTGGCGCTGGAGAAAATCAAGTGCTTTGGCTTTGACATGGACTACACCTTGGCCA TGTATAAGTCCCCTGACTACGAGGAGCTGGCCTTCAGTCTGTTGCTGGAGCACCTTGTTGCCATTGGATACCCTCCTGAGATCCTTGCCTACAAATATGACCCCACCTTCCCCACCCGGTCAGTTTGTGGAGGGTGTCCCAGAGATGGGAGGGGAAGTGAGTGCCCCCCGCATCCACTGACAGCTGTGTGGTGCAGGGGGCTGGTGTTTGATGCCCTGTATGGGAACCTGCTGAAGGTGGATTCCCATGGGAACCTGCTGGTCTGTGCCCATGGCTTCCGCTTCCTCAAGGG AGCTGAAATCCTCCACTACTACCCCAACAAGTTCATCCAGAGGGATGACATGAAGCGCTTCCACATCCTCAACACCCTCTTCAACCTCACAG AGGCCCACCTCTATGCCTGTCTTGTGGACTTTTTCACCAACTGCTCCAGATATGTTAA CTGTGACACTGGCTACAAGCATGGGAACCTCTTCATGTCCTTCCGCAGCATGTTCCAGGATGTGCGCGAGGCCATGGACCATGTCCACCTCTCCGTGGGTGCAGTGGGCAGGGGGCTGGTCGTG ggctgcctcAAGGAGAAGACACTAGAGAATCTGGAGAAATATGTGGTGAAGGAT CCCCgtgtgccactgctgctgaGCCGCATGAAGGAGGTGGGGAAGGTCTTCCTGGCCACCAACAGTGACTACACCTACACTGAT GCCATTATGTCCTACCTGTTTGACTTCAGCAATGAGGACGAG GCTGACGTCCCACAGCGCCCCTGGAGGTCCTATTTCGATCTGATTGTTGTGGACACCCGCAAGCCCCTCTTCTTTGCTGAGGGCACTGTCTTGCGCCAAGTGGACACG gacacagggaaacTGCGCATTGGGACATACACTGGCCCCCTCCAGCACTGCACTGTCTACTCTGGTG GCTCCTCAGATGTGGTGTGTGACCTCCTGGGTGTGAAGGGCAAAGACATCCTCTACATGGGGGACCACATCTTTGGGGACATCCTCAAATCCAAGAAGAGGCAGGGCTGGCGCACCTTTCTGGTGGTGCCTGAGCTGGCTCGTGAGCTGCAGGTCTGGACAGAGAAGAGTG AGCTGTTTGAGGAGCTGCGGAGCCTGGATCTCTTCCTGGCTGAGCTATACCA GCACTTGGATAGTGGCAGTAGTGAGTGCCCAGACATCAGCTCCATCAAGCGTAGGATCCAG AAAGTCACACATGAGATGGATATGTGCTATGGAAAGATGGGCAGCCTCTTCCGCTGTGGCTCACGTCAGACACTCTTTGCCAACCAGCTGATGCGCTATGCAGACCTCTACGCCGCCTCCTTCATCAACTTCCTCTATTACCCCTTCAGCTACCTCTTCCGGGCACCCCCTGTCCTG ATGGCCCATGAGTCAACAGTGGAGCACTCTCGGCCAGACTCAGGGGACACGGTCACTGCCCTTCCGCCCTGGCTAGCCCAGCATGGTGACCCTGGCCAGCAG ATCTCCCAGGACTCGAgtggggaggaggaagatgatggAGAAGCCTGA
- the LOC134054757 gene encoding cytosolic purine 5'-nucleotidase-like isoform X4 produces MASVLSLRGPGDAHSCLGQGRSPRQRPRAVARPSVGAAGGVVRQTIFVNRSLALEKIKCFGFDMDYTLAMYKSPDYEELAFSLLLEHLVAIGYPPEILAYKYDPTFPTRGLVFDALYGNLLKVDSHGNLLVCAHGFRFLKGAEILHYYPNKFIQRDDMKRFHILNTLFNLTEAHLYACLVDFFTNCSRYVNCDTGYKHGNLFMSFRSMFQDVREAMDHVHLSVGAVGRGLVVGCLKEKTLENLEKYVVKDPRVPLLLSRMKEVGKVFLATNSDYTYTDAIMSYLFDFSNEDEADVPQRPWRSYFDLIVVDTRKPLFFAEGTVLRQVDTDTGKLRIGTYTGPLQHCTVYSGGSSDVVCDLLGVKGKDILYMGDHIFGDILKSKKRQGWRTFLVVPELARELQVWTEKSELFEELRSLDLFLAELYQHLDSGSSECPDISSIKRRIQKVTHEMDMCYGKMGSLFRCGSRQTLFANQLMRYADLYAASFINFLYYPFSYLFRAPPVLMAHESTVEHSRPDSGDTVTALPPWLAQHGDPGQQISQDSSGEEEDDGEA; encoded by the exons ATGGCTTCTGTGCTGTCCCTTCGTGGGCCAGGGGATGCTCACTCCTGCCTGGGTCAAGGCCGATCCCCACGTCAGCGGCCCCGGGCTGTCGCAAGACCATCGgtgggggcagctgggggagTGGTCCGACAGAC GATCTTCGTCAACCGGAGCTTGGCGCTGGAGAAAATCAAGTGCTTTGGCTTTGACATGGACTACACCTTGGCCA TGTATAAGTCCCCTGACTACGAGGAGCTGGCCTTCAGTCTGTTGCTGGAGCACCTTGTTGCCATTGGATACCCTCCTGAGATCCTTGCCTACAAATATGACCCCACCTTCCCCACCCG GGGGCTGGTGTTTGATGCCCTGTATGGGAACCTGCTGAAGGTGGATTCCCATGGGAACCTGCTGGTCTGTGCCCATGGCTTCCGCTTCCTCAAGGG AGCTGAAATCCTCCACTACTACCCCAACAAGTTCATCCAGAGGGATGACATGAAGCGCTTCCACATCCTCAACACCCTCTTCAACCTCACAG AGGCCCACCTCTATGCCTGTCTTGTGGACTTTTTCACCAACTGCTCCAGATATGTTAA CTGTGACACTGGCTACAAGCATGGGAACCTCTTCATGTCCTTCCGCAGCATGTTCCAGGATGTGCGCGAGGCCATGGACCATGTCCACCTCTCCGTGGGTGCAGTGGGCAGGGGGCTGGTCGTG ggctgcctcAAGGAGAAGACACTAGAGAATCTGGAGAAATATGTGGTGAAGGAT CCCCgtgtgccactgctgctgaGCCGCATGAAGGAGGTGGGGAAGGTCTTCCTGGCCACCAACAGTGACTACACCTACACTGAT GCCATTATGTCCTACCTGTTTGACTTCAGCAATGAGGACGAG GCTGACGTCCCACAGCGCCCCTGGAGGTCCTATTTCGATCTGATTGTTGTGGACACCCGCAAGCCCCTCTTCTTTGCTGAGGGCACTGTCTTGCGCCAAGTGGACACG gacacagggaaacTGCGCATTGGGACATACACTGGCCCCCTCCAGCACTGCACTGTCTACTCTGGTG GCTCCTCAGATGTGGTGTGTGACCTCCTGGGTGTGAAGGGCAAAGACATCCTCTACATGGGGGACCACATCTTTGGGGACATCCTCAAATCCAAGAAGAGGCAGGGCTGGCGCACCTTTCTGGTGGTGCCTGAGCTGGCTCGTGAGCTGCAGGTCTGGACAGAGAAGAGTG AGCTGTTTGAGGAGCTGCGGAGCCTGGATCTCTTCCTGGCTGAGCTATACCA GCACTTGGATAGTGGCAGTAGTGAGTGCCCAGACATCAGCTCCATCAAGCGTAGGATCCAG AAAGTCACACATGAGATGGATATGTGCTATGGAAAGATGGGCAGCCTCTTCCGCTGTGGCTCACGTCAGACACTCTTTGCCAACCAGCTGATGCGCTATGCAGACCTCTACGCCGCCTCCTTCATCAACTTCCTCTATTACCCCTTCAGCTACCTCTTCCGGGCACCCCCTGTCCTG ATGGCCCATGAGTCAACAGTGGAGCACTCTCGGCCAGACTCAGGGGACACGGTCACTGCCCTTCCGCCCTGGCTAGCCCAGCATGGTGACCCTGGCCAGCAG ATCTCCCAGGACTCGAgtggggaggaggaagatgatggAGAAGCCTGA
- the LOC134054757 gene encoding cytosolic purine 5'-nucleotidase-like isoform X2, translated as MASVLSLRGPGDAHSCLGQGRSPRQRPRAVARPSVGAAGGVVRQTIFVNRSLALEKIKCFGFDMDYTLAMYKSPDYEELAFSLLLEHLVAIGYPPEILAYKYDPTFPTRSVCGGCPRDGRGSECPPHPLTAVWCRGLVFDALYGNLLKVDSHGNLLVCAHGFRFLKGAEILHYYPNKFIQRDDMKRFHILNTLFNLTEAHLYACLVDFFTNCSRYVNCDTGYKHGNLFMSFRSMFQDVREAMDHVHLSGCLKEKTLENLEKYVVKDPRVPLLLSRMKEVGKVFLATNSDYTYTDAIMSYLFDFSNEDEADVPQRPWRSYFDLIVVDTRKPLFFAEGTVLRQVDTDTGKLRIGTYTGPLQHCTVYSGGSSDVVCDLLGVKGKDILYMGDHIFGDILKSKKRQGWRTFLVVPELARELQVWTEKSELFEELRSLDLFLAELYQHLDSGSSECPDISSIKRRIQKVTHEMDMCYGKMGSLFRCGSRQTLFANQLMRYADLYAASFINFLYYPFSYLFRAPPVLMAHESTVEHSRPDSGDTVTALPPWLAQHGDPGQQISQDSSGEEEDDGEA; from the exons ATGGCTTCTGTGCTGTCCCTTCGTGGGCCAGGGGATGCTCACTCCTGCCTGGGTCAAGGCCGATCCCCACGTCAGCGGCCCCGGGCTGTCGCAAGACCATCGgtgggggcagctgggggagTGGTCCGACAGAC GATCTTCGTCAACCGGAGCTTGGCGCTGGAGAAAATCAAGTGCTTTGGCTTTGACATGGACTACACCTTGGCCA TGTATAAGTCCCCTGACTACGAGGAGCTGGCCTTCAGTCTGTTGCTGGAGCACCTTGTTGCCATTGGATACCCTCCTGAGATCCTTGCCTACAAATATGACCCCACCTTCCCCACCCGGTCAGTTTGTGGAGGGTGTCCCAGAGATGGGAGGGGAAGTGAGTGCCCCCCGCATCCACTGACAGCTGTGTGGTGCAGGGGGCTGGTGTTTGATGCCCTGTATGGGAACCTGCTGAAGGTGGATTCCCATGGGAACCTGCTGGTCTGTGCCCATGGCTTCCGCTTCCTCAAGGG AGCTGAAATCCTCCACTACTACCCCAACAAGTTCATCCAGAGGGATGACATGAAGCGCTTCCACATCCTCAACACCCTCTTCAACCTCACAG AGGCCCACCTCTATGCCTGTCTTGTGGACTTTTTCACCAACTGCTCCAGATATGTTAA CTGTGACACTGGCTACAAGCATGGGAACCTCTTCATGTCCTTCCGCAGCATGTTCCAGGATGTGCGCGAGGCCATGGACCATGTCCACCTCTCC ggctgcctcAAGGAGAAGACACTAGAGAATCTGGAGAAATATGTGGTGAAGGAT CCCCgtgtgccactgctgctgaGCCGCATGAAGGAGGTGGGGAAGGTCTTCCTGGCCACCAACAGTGACTACACCTACACTGAT GCCATTATGTCCTACCTGTTTGACTTCAGCAATGAGGACGAG GCTGACGTCCCACAGCGCCCCTGGAGGTCCTATTTCGATCTGATTGTTGTGGACACCCGCAAGCCCCTCTTCTTTGCTGAGGGCACTGTCTTGCGCCAAGTGGACACG gacacagggaaacTGCGCATTGGGACATACACTGGCCCCCTCCAGCACTGCACTGTCTACTCTGGTG GCTCCTCAGATGTGGTGTGTGACCTCCTGGGTGTGAAGGGCAAAGACATCCTCTACATGGGGGACCACATCTTTGGGGACATCCTCAAATCCAAGAAGAGGCAGGGCTGGCGCACCTTTCTGGTGGTGCCTGAGCTGGCTCGTGAGCTGCAGGTCTGGACAGAGAAGAGTG AGCTGTTTGAGGAGCTGCGGAGCCTGGATCTCTTCCTGGCTGAGCTATACCA GCACTTGGATAGTGGCAGTAGTGAGTGCCCAGACATCAGCTCCATCAAGCGTAGGATCCAG AAAGTCACACATGAGATGGATATGTGCTATGGAAAGATGGGCAGCCTCTTCCGCTGTGGCTCACGTCAGACACTCTTTGCCAACCAGCTGATGCGCTATGCAGACCTCTACGCCGCCTCCTTCATCAACTTCCTCTATTACCCCTTCAGCTACCTCTTCCGGGCACCCCCTGTCCTG ATGGCCCATGAGTCAACAGTGGAGCACTCTCGGCCAGACTCAGGGGACACGGTCACTGCCCTTCCGCCCTGGCTAGCCCAGCATGGTGACCCTGGCCAGCAG ATCTCCCAGGACTCGAgtggggaggaggaagatgatggAGAAGCCTGA
- the LOC134054757 gene encoding cytosolic purine 5'-nucleotidase-like isoform X3 translates to MGSEGQRGPAAARGPGQGDPRALRRDCQQRIFVNRSLALEKIKCFGFDMDYTLAMYKSPDYEELAFSLLLEHLVAIGYPPEILAYKYDPTFPTRSVCGGCPRDGRGSECPPHPLTAVWCRGLVFDALYGNLLKVDSHGNLLVCAHGFRFLKGAEILHYYPNKFIQRDDMKRFHILNTLFNLTEAHLYACLVDFFTNCSRYVNCDTGYKHGNLFMSFRSMFQDVREAMDHVHLSVGAVGRGLVVGCLKEKTLENLEKYVVKDPRVPLLLSRMKEVGKVFLATNSDYTYTDAIMSYLFDFSNEDEADVPQRPWRSYFDLIVVDTRKPLFFAEGTVLRQVDTDTGKLRIGTYTGPLQHCTVYSGGSSDVVCDLLGVKGKDILYMGDHIFGDILKSKKRQGWRTFLVVPELARELQVWTEKSELFEELRSLDLFLAELYQHLDSGSSECPDISSIKRRIQKVTHEMDMCYGKMGSLFRCGSRQTLFANQLMRYADLYAASFINFLYYPFSYLFRAPPVLMAHESTVEHSRPDSGDTVTALPPWLAQHGDPGQQISQDSSGEEEDDGEA, encoded by the exons ATGGGCAGCGAGGGACAGCGGGGCCCGGCGGCGGCCCGGGGCCCGGGACAGGGCGACCCGCGGGCCCTGCGGAGGGACTGCCAGCAGCG GATCTTCGTCAACCGGAGCTTGGCGCTGGAGAAAATCAAGTGCTTTGGCTTTGACATGGACTACACCTTGGCCA TGTATAAGTCCCCTGACTACGAGGAGCTGGCCTTCAGTCTGTTGCTGGAGCACCTTGTTGCCATTGGATACCCTCCTGAGATCCTTGCCTACAAATATGACCCCACCTTCCCCACCCGGTCAGTTTGTGGAGGGTGTCCCAGAGATGGGAGGGGAAGTGAGTGCCCCCCGCATCCACTGACAGCTGTGTGGTGCAGGGGGCTGGTGTTTGATGCCCTGTATGGGAACCTGCTGAAGGTGGATTCCCATGGGAACCTGCTGGTCTGTGCCCATGGCTTCCGCTTCCTCAAGGG AGCTGAAATCCTCCACTACTACCCCAACAAGTTCATCCAGAGGGATGACATGAAGCGCTTCCACATCCTCAACACCCTCTTCAACCTCACAG AGGCCCACCTCTATGCCTGTCTTGTGGACTTTTTCACCAACTGCTCCAGATATGTTAA CTGTGACACTGGCTACAAGCATGGGAACCTCTTCATGTCCTTCCGCAGCATGTTCCAGGATGTGCGCGAGGCCATGGACCATGTCCACCTCTCCGTGGGTGCAGTGGGCAGGGGGCTGGTCGTG ggctgcctcAAGGAGAAGACACTAGAGAATCTGGAGAAATATGTGGTGAAGGAT CCCCgtgtgccactgctgctgaGCCGCATGAAGGAGGTGGGGAAGGTCTTCCTGGCCACCAACAGTGACTACACCTACACTGAT GCCATTATGTCCTACCTGTTTGACTTCAGCAATGAGGACGAG GCTGACGTCCCACAGCGCCCCTGGAGGTCCTATTTCGATCTGATTGTTGTGGACACCCGCAAGCCCCTCTTCTTTGCTGAGGGCACTGTCTTGCGCCAAGTGGACACG gacacagggaaacTGCGCATTGGGACATACACTGGCCCCCTCCAGCACTGCACTGTCTACTCTGGTG GCTCCTCAGATGTGGTGTGTGACCTCCTGGGTGTGAAGGGCAAAGACATCCTCTACATGGGGGACCACATCTTTGGGGACATCCTCAAATCCAAGAAGAGGCAGGGCTGGCGCACCTTTCTGGTGGTGCCTGAGCTGGCTCGTGAGCTGCAGGTCTGGACAGAGAAGAGTG AGCTGTTTGAGGAGCTGCGGAGCCTGGATCTCTTCCTGGCTGAGCTATACCA GCACTTGGATAGTGGCAGTAGTGAGTGCCCAGACATCAGCTCCATCAAGCGTAGGATCCAG AAAGTCACACATGAGATGGATATGTGCTATGGAAAGATGGGCAGCCTCTTCCGCTGTGGCTCACGTCAGACACTCTTTGCCAACCAGCTGATGCGCTATGCAGACCTCTACGCCGCCTCCTTCATCAACTTCCTCTATTACCCCTTCAGCTACCTCTTCCGGGCACCCCCTGTCCTG ATGGCCCATGAGTCAACAGTGGAGCACTCTCGGCCAGACTCAGGGGACACGGTCACTGCCCTTCCGCCCTGGCTAGCCCAGCATGGTGACCCTGGCCAGCAG ATCTCCCAGGACTCGAgtggggaggaggaagatgatggAGAAGCCTGA
- the LOC134054757 gene encoding cytosolic purine 5'-nucleotidase-like isoform X7 translates to MGSEGQRGPAAARGPGQGDPRALRRDCQQRIFVNRSLALEKIKCFGFDMDYTLAMYKSPDYEELAFSLLLEHLVAIGYPPEILAYKYDPTFPTRGLVFDALYGNLLKVDSHGNLLVCAHGFRFLKGAEILHYYPNKFIQRDDMKRFHILNTLFNLTEAHLYACLVDFFTNCSRYVNCDTGYKHGNLFMSFRSMFQDVREAMDHVHLSGCLKEKTLENLEKYVVKDPRVPLLLSRMKEVGKVFLATNSDYTYTDAIMSYLFDFSNEDEADVPQRPWRSYFDLIVVDTRKPLFFAEGTVLRQVDTDTGKLRIGTYTGPLQHCTVYSGGSSDVVCDLLGVKGKDILYMGDHIFGDILKSKKRQGWRTFLVVPELARELQVWTEKSELFEELRSLDLFLAELYQHLDSGSSECPDISSIKRRIQKVTHEMDMCYGKMGSLFRCGSRQTLFANQLMRYADLYAASFINFLYYPFSYLFRAPPVLMAHESTVEHSRPDSGDTVTALPPWLAQHGDPGQQISQDSSGEEEDDGEA, encoded by the exons ATGGGCAGCGAGGGACAGCGGGGCCCGGCGGCGGCCCGGGGCCCGGGACAGGGCGACCCGCGGGCCCTGCGGAGGGACTGCCAGCAGCG GATCTTCGTCAACCGGAGCTTGGCGCTGGAGAAAATCAAGTGCTTTGGCTTTGACATGGACTACACCTTGGCCA TGTATAAGTCCCCTGACTACGAGGAGCTGGCCTTCAGTCTGTTGCTGGAGCACCTTGTTGCCATTGGATACCCTCCTGAGATCCTTGCCTACAAATATGACCCCACCTTCCCCACCCG GGGGCTGGTGTTTGATGCCCTGTATGGGAACCTGCTGAAGGTGGATTCCCATGGGAACCTGCTGGTCTGTGCCCATGGCTTCCGCTTCCTCAAGGG AGCTGAAATCCTCCACTACTACCCCAACAAGTTCATCCAGAGGGATGACATGAAGCGCTTCCACATCCTCAACACCCTCTTCAACCTCACAG AGGCCCACCTCTATGCCTGTCTTGTGGACTTTTTCACCAACTGCTCCAGATATGTTAA CTGTGACACTGGCTACAAGCATGGGAACCTCTTCATGTCCTTCCGCAGCATGTTCCAGGATGTGCGCGAGGCCATGGACCATGTCCACCTCTCC ggctgcctcAAGGAGAAGACACTAGAGAATCTGGAGAAATATGTGGTGAAGGAT CCCCgtgtgccactgctgctgaGCCGCATGAAGGAGGTGGGGAAGGTCTTCCTGGCCACCAACAGTGACTACACCTACACTGAT GCCATTATGTCCTACCTGTTTGACTTCAGCAATGAGGACGAG GCTGACGTCCCACAGCGCCCCTGGAGGTCCTATTTCGATCTGATTGTTGTGGACACCCGCAAGCCCCTCTTCTTTGCTGAGGGCACTGTCTTGCGCCAAGTGGACACG gacacagggaaacTGCGCATTGGGACATACACTGGCCCCCTCCAGCACTGCACTGTCTACTCTGGTG GCTCCTCAGATGTGGTGTGTGACCTCCTGGGTGTGAAGGGCAAAGACATCCTCTACATGGGGGACCACATCTTTGGGGACATCCTCAAATCCAAGAAGAGGCAGGGCTGGCGCACCTTTCTGGTGGTGCCTGAGCTGGCTCGTGAGCTGCAGGTCTGGACAGAGAAGAGTG AGCTGTTTGAGGAGCTGCGGAGCCTGGATCTCTTCCTGGCTGAGCTATACCA GCACTTGGATAGTGGCAGTAGTGAGTGCCCAGACATCAGCTCCATCAAGCGTAGGATCCAG AAAGTCACACATGAGATGGATATGTGCTATGGAAAGATGGGCAGCCTCTTCCGCTGTGGCTCACGTCAGACACTCTTTGCCAACCAGCTGATGCGCTATGCAGACCTCTACGCCGCCTCCTTCATCAACTTCCTCTATTACCCCTTCAGCTACCTCTTCCGGGCACCCCCTGTCCTG ATGGCCCATGAGTCAACAGTGGAGCACTCTCGGCCAGACTCAGGGGACACGGTCACTGCCCTTCCGCCCTGGCTAGCCCAGCATGGTGACCCTGGCCAGCAG ATCTCCCAGGACTCGAgtggggaggaggaagatgatggAGAAGCCTGA
- the LOC134054757 gene encoding cytosolic purine 5'-nucleotidase-like isoform X6, producing MLTPAWVKADPHVSGPGLSQDHRWGQLGEWSDRLYKSPDYEELAFSLLLEHLVAIGYPPEILAYKYDPTFPTRSVCGGCPRDGRGSECPPHPLTAVWCRGLVFDALYGNLLKVDSHGNLLVCAHGFRFLKGAEILHYYPNKFIQRDDMKRFHILNTLFNLTEAHLYACLVDFFTNCSRYVNCDTGYKHGNLFMSFRSMFQDVREAMDHVHLSVGAVGRGLVVGCLKEKTLENLEKYVVKDPRVPLLLSRMKEVGKVFLATNSDYTYTDAIMSYLFDFSNEDEADVPQRPWRSYFDLIVVDTRKPLFFAEGTVLRQVDTDTGKLRIGTYTGPLQHCTVYSGGSSDVVCDLLGVKGKDILYMGDHIFGDILKSKKRQGWRTFLVVPELARELQVWTEKSELFEELRSLDLFLAELYQHLDSGSSECPDISSIKRRIQKVTHEMDMCYGKMGSLFRCGSRQTLFANQLMRYADLYAASFINFLYYPFSYLFRAPPVLMAHESTVEHSRPDSGDTVTALPPWLAQHGDPGQQISQDSSGEEEDDGEA from the exons ATGCTCACTCCTGCCTGGGTCAAGGCCGATCCCCACGTCAGCGGCCCCGGGCTGTCGCAAGACCATCGgtgggggcagctgggggagTGGTCCGACAGAC TGTATAAGTCCCCTGACTACGAGGAGCTGGCCTTCAGTCTGTTGCTGGAGCACCTTGTTGCCATTGGATACCCTCCTGAGATCCTTGCCTACAAATATGACCCCACCTTCCCCACCCGGTCAGTTTGTGGAGGGTGTCCCAGAGATGGGAGGGGAAGTGAGTGCCCCCCGCATCCACTGACAGCTGTGTGGTGCAGGGGGCTGGTGTTTGATGCCCTGTATGGGAACCTGCTGAAGGTGGATTCCCATGGGAACCTGCTGGTCTGTGCCCATGGCTTCCGCTTCCTCAAGGG AGCTGAAATCCTCCACTACTACCCCAACAAGTTCATCCAGAGGGATGACATGAAGCGCTTCCACATCCTCAACACCCTCTTCAACCTCACAG AGGCCCACCTCTATGCCTGTCTTGTGGACTTTTTCACCAACTGCTCCAGATATGTTAA CTGTGACACTGGCTACAAGCATGGGAACCTCTTCATGTCCTTCCGCAGCATGTTCCAGGATGTGCGCGAGGCCATGGACCATGTCCACCTCTCCGTGGGTGCAGTGGGCAGGGGGCTGGTCGTG ggctgcctcAAGGAGAAGACACTAGAGAATCTGGAGAAATATGTGGTGAAGGAT CCCCgtgtgccactgctgctgaGCCGCATGAAGGAGGTGGGGAAGGTCTTCCTGGCCACCAACAGTGACTACACCTACACTGAT GCCATTATGTCCTACCTGTTTGACTTCAGCAATGAGGACGAG GCTGACGTCCCACAGCGCCCCTGGAGGTCCTATTTCGATCTGATTGTTGTGGACACCCGCAAGCCCCTCTTCTTTGCTGAGGGCACTGTCTTGCGCCAAGTGGACACG gacacagggaaacTGCGCATTGGGACATACACTGGCCCCCTCCAGCACTGCACTGTCTACTCTGGTG GCTCCTCAGATGTGGTGTGTGACCTCCTGGGTGTGAAGGGCAAAGACATCCTCTACATGGGGGACCACATCTTTGGGGACATCCTCAAATCCAAGAAGAGGCAGGGCTGGCGCACCTTTCTGGTGGTGCCTGAGCTGGCTCGTGAGCTGCAGGTCTGGACAGAGAAGAGTG AGCTGTTTGAGGAGCTGCGGAGCCTGGATCTCTTCCTGGCTGAGCTATACCA GCACTTGGATAGTGGCAGTAGTGAGTGCCCAGACATCAGCTCCATCAAGCGTAGGATCCAG AAAGTCACACATGAGATGGATATGTGCTATGGAAAGATGGGCAGCCTCTTCCGCTGTGGCTCACGTCAGACACTCTTTGCCAACCAGCTGATGCGCTATGCAGACCTCTACGCCGCCTCCTTCATCAACTTCCTCTATTACCCCTTCAGCTACCTCTTCCGGGCACCCCCTGTCCTG ATGGCCCATGAGTCAACAGTGGAGCACTCTCGGCCAGACTCAGGGGACACGGTCACTGCCCTTCCGCCCTGGCTAGCCCAGCATGGTGACCCTGGCCAGCAG ATCTCCCAGGACTCGAgtggggaggaggaagatgatggAGAAGCCTGA